The DNA sequence ggttacagcaccagccacatacaccaagggtggcaggttcaaacctggcccagggtcagctaaaacagtgatgacaactgcaacaaaaaatagccaggcattgtggcaggcacctgtggtcccagctacttgggaggctgaggcaagaaaatcgcttgagcccaagagtttgaggttgctgtgagctgtgacaccacagctctctactgagggtgacagagtgagactgtctcaaaaataaataaacataggcATAATAAAATCTATTACCTATGAACCTCCGTGATACTATGGAGTCCTTTGACCTAGGTcacatcatttttaaaacttgaaaggATCCTGTAGTTCAATCCCCTTGTCAGTAAACGTAAAGTAAGAGGAAATTAAGTATACTAAGTGTTTAGCAATCATCCTCTACTACTTACTGGTAAACAGAGCCCTAATAAAACGGAGAAAAAGTGTTAGTATTGCAATGCACTAAATTTAGGCTACAAGTGGTGGGAAAATACCAACAAGAGAAAAGTCTTAATGTTGCATCTAGGAAGTGGAACAggaagatttgtttttcttcatctcaTTCTGAATGACTTGAAGCTACCAACTCATCCCTCACCCACACGCCTCCCGCTCAACCTCAAGAAAGCACAGCCAGAAGGCAAAAACGTGACAGAGACCCCAGAAGGAGGGAATCAAAAAGAAAGACTGATTagataaggaaaagaagggagCAAAAACCTTCTGATCTTCATCCCAGGAAGACTCAACATATCAGAGAGACAACTCAAGAGAAAATTTAACAAACTGAATTGTGCCATTTTAAGGGTGGCTTATGAATGCCTGATTACCTAATATTACTAATTTCTTCCTAATGATGTATTAAAACATTCTTCCTTTCCAAACATTAAAGGTAGAAGGAGGTGTTGAACTTACAGAATATAAAACTCCCTTCAATTTTACCCTTTACACAATCTTTAGAAGCAAGCAATCCATACtacagatgaggaactgaggAACAGTCAGTTTAAAGAAATACTGAGATGTTATAACCATTAATAGCAACATCAAGATTGGACCCCAAATCAAGTGATCCTGAATCCACTGCTGGGTTCAATTGCCTTCCTTAAAGCTTCATGATCAGATTCACATTAACTATTTTGTATTTAGTGAAACCATTAAGAAGCTGACTTTATGTCTCCTTCATGTCCATAATGTTTACGTTTCAAATTTCATGTTCAAAGTGTTGCAACACATACACATTTACTTCTCAACATTTTacagattataaaagaaatatttagatgATAAATTCACTTATCAAAGTCACAGAGagcaggaagcaggaaggggAATTATGGAAAtatggctgactagaagcagcttttgcCAGAGGTTCAAgcccaaagggagaaatattggACTGAAGTGGATGGAAACCAAATGAGAGGAGCTCTGCACTGAGAGGACTGCATGAGGTACACATTAATCAAGCTGAACCAAGTGGCAGAAACAAGAAAGTGGTAGGTATGAGCCCAGCTCCCAGAGGAAGGGAGACCCCTCCCCACAAACAAGAGCTCCATGGTGGGCAACAAGTCAGCCAGTGAACTGAGTTCAAAAGTGTCCTCACCTTATACCACAGGAGAGCAGTTGCCAAGTCCCAGTCCTCCTTCATTATCTCAGTCCCACCACTGAGACTGGGCCCTATTCTGTCTGGCACAAAAGACCAAACATTTTTCCTGCAATCCTGAGCACCCAGATCGCCCTCCACTCTAGTTGCTGGAAAGATGGCCCCTGATAGAGTCCAGAGTGTTTGACAAGCCCATTGGGAAGCTGGGGAAGTCTGCCAACCTGCAGTATGAGAACAGTAGCACGTCAGTCCAAGCTTTTGTGGGGAGAGGGTGAAATTACCCATCTCCAATTCCTCAGGAATTCTCAGGCAGCTCTGTTTTCTGGCCTTCAGGACAACTTCTGAGCTCCATTAGGTAGGCTATTAtcccaggagtctctcaaagactataccaccagacaagtcaaatttaaagaagagcccttttattgaagagctggccagtgactgcctcagtgtcccaacatggcgtttctgaaagcagccctgagtgcttaagggGTTGTATTTTTGAGGCTTGTTCTGCATCCCAGTTGGCACGCAGGCTGCCCAGGTATATCCGGGTATgttagcaagcattgtacagaagcagaattttgtgttTAGTCGtacatctttgtttcagtactttcccacctggtatttcttaaaggtcagtccaGGGGTAGTTGGTACCTCCCGGTCTGTTTCTCAGGAATTACTCAAGCAAGAAGTCaatgagtactttcccatctatcttggaaGTAAatcagacttactccattttgttgagggcttgcagcccgGAAATTTGtgaggagttaactggtatttttctaccttAGTCTAGGTCTAATAGGCAGAGCCAGTGCTTAAACAACTTTGACTTACGACTGAACTTTGAACCTGCTCGCTTCACCAAGCACGGCTCTCTGAGCTTGATTGGATGGGCAGGCAGGTATCTAAGTGACTTTGGGCTGAACTTTGGACCTCTGGCCTCTGTGGGGCAAGGCTCTCTGAACTTGCCTGTGTGGTCAAGGCCAAGGTTTAAGCATCTTTGAACTGAACTTTGGATCTCTGGCCTCCACCAGGCAGGCTCTCTGAGCTCAACTGGGGATGGGTTTAAGTGACTTTGGACTAAACTTtggacctctggcctccaccaGGTGGGGTTCTCTGAGCCCAACTAGATGAGCGGGGCCAAGGTTTAAGCAACTTTGTACTGAACTTTGTATTAACACTTTCCACTGGGTAGAGGCTCTCTGAGCTCAAGTGGGTAGGCTGTGCCCAGTGCCTGAGTGACTCTTATCTGAACTTTAGACTTGTGCTCCCCACCGGGCAACAGCCTCCTGAGCTTGACTGGGCACAGGGTGCCCTTTGTCTGAGCTCTGGGCCTATGCTGCCCACAGAGCTGCAGCCCTCACTGCTCAATTGGCTAGAGGGGCCCAGCACATAAGCATCTCTCCTGAACTCTGGCACTGCATGGTCAACTGGGCAGTCTTGTGAGCTTGATTTGGTGGGCAGAGCCAATACTGACAGAGTGACTTTGATCTGGGCCAGTACTGCCTACTAATTCTTGTTCCGCTGGAGGCATTGTCTGGGGCTGCAGATTCACCACTTCTCTGCCTTAATGCAGTGGTGGCACTGCAACAGTGAGGAGTGGACTCCTCAGGGATAACCTACCAATTCcactaaaaaagaataattaaaatattaacaaagacaaaaaaggaagaagctgaaaatactcatgaggaggaatcagctaaagaactctggcaacacgaAAAATCAGGACAGATCAATGCCTCCTGAGgacattaaagaaaatacaacagagaatCCCATCCACggagaaattgctgaaatatcaaaatagaatttagaatatgaatggcaaataagataatagGGCTACAGGTTAAAGATTGAAACAGAGAACAAAAAGCAGTTcagagttgtctcaagaaattaatgaattcaaagacaaaatcaccaaggatatggacatatgaggaaagatatagcagaacttaaggaattgaaaaaggtattcgaggagcttcaaaatacagtaaagtccctcagaaatagagttgagCAGTGCAAAGAAAGAGTCTCAGATAAAAAAGTCAAGACTTTTGAAGTATCCCAAgtattcaaagaggcagaaaaatggagaaaaagaacagaatattccagGAGAGAGTTATGAGATccttccaagaaataaaaaatctgaattatagggataccagaaagagaaaaagatgaatcCAAAAGATGAATctgctccaagacattatggCAGAGAACCTCCCAAGTAttacaagagacacagaaattcagattatagatagtttcagaaccccagcatgactcaagccAAATAaggcatctcctagacacattgtaattaattttgccaaagttaatatgaaggagaaacttctgcaagcagccaagcataaaaaatatatatatattatttacaaagggaaaagtataagGATGACTGCAGACCTTTCAgccgaaactttccaagccagaaaaggatggtcatcgaccttcaaccttcttaaacaaaacaatttccagcccaggatcctataccctgttaaattcagtttcatttgtgatggagaaatcaaatacttcactgacatccacATACTGAAGAATTGTCATGACttgaccagctctacaggaaatactcagacccattcttcacaGCAAGCAACAGGAGGGTACACCTCCAAAGTAAACctatccagaaattaaagaacaaagcctagtttccacaatggtgGGTGGCATTCTGGACTTCTGAAAAGCAGGATGACCAAAACTCTGCCAaatctatcaattctctcaattaatgtgaatggtatgaattctcctttaaagaggcaaAGACTGaccaactggatacaaaaactcaggccagatatctgtgacttacaagaaactcaccttacctcaaaagataaaacaagactcaaggTAAATGGATGGGCAACAATATtccagggaaatggaaagcagaaaaaagatgGGGTTGCTTGTACAAAgggattcaaaccaacaaaaataatgaaagacaaagatggatacttcatactggtcaagggaaacacacaacatgaagagatttcaatgattaaCACCTACACGCCCTATCTGAATGCTCCTCactatataaaacaaaccctaactgatctgGACTATATGGTATCTTCccacactataatagttggaggtCTTAACACCCCATTGGCCGTACTGGATAGATACTCCcagcaaaagataaacaaagaaataaccgacttaaataagaccctagaacaaatggacttaacagacatttatagaacactttatcctaacaaaactgaatacacattcttctcatcagcccacagaccatcttccaaaattgatcatatcttaggtcacaaggctaacctcaaaaaattcaaaagaatagaaattatcccctgtatcttctcagaccatcatggaataaaagttgaactcaacagcaacagaaatcttcatactcaaaatcatggaaactaaataagcttatgctcaatgatagctgggtcataacaaaattaagaaggagatcattagatttctggaaaaaagtgataatgaagacacaaattaccaaaacctgagggatactgcaaaggcagtccttcgagggaaatttatagcattatgATTAGAtgctttcatcaagaaaacagaaagaaaacaagttaGCAACCTAATGGGCCCTTTCAAGCAACCGGAAAAGggagaacaatctaatcccaaacctagcagaagaaaaaaaataaccaaaattagagcagaactaaattcagttgaaaacaaaagaatcattcaaaagatcagtgaaacaaaaagttggttctttggaaagatgaTGAATATTGAATAACTAATTAATCAGAAAAtaactaaccagaaacagaaaaacaagatctctaataactacaatcagaaacgataaaggggaaataacaacagatactgcagaaatacaaaagattctcagTAATTACTACAAAACACTCTagtcccagaaatatgaaaatgtaggcccggcacctgtagcacagtggttacagcgccagccacatacaccgaggctggaggttcaaaactgacccaggccagctaaacaaacaatgacaactgcaacaaaaaaaatagcccagcattgtggtgggtgcctgtactcccagctacttgggaggctgaggcaagagaattgcttaaagccaagaatttgaggttgctgtgagctgtgatgccacagcactctactgagggcaacatagtgagactctgtctgaaaaaagaaaaaaatatgaaaatgcagaggagatggaccaatatctggaagcacaaaACCTTCCAAAAGtcagccagaaagatttagaatttttttttttttttttgtagagacagagtctcactttactgccctcggtagagtgccgtggcgtcacacggcttgcagcaacctccagctcttgggcttacgtgattttcttgcctcagcctccagagtagctgggactacagacgcccaccacaacgtccagctatttttttgttgcagtttggccggggctgggtttgaacccgccaccctcagcatatggggccggcgccctacccactgagccacaggcgcctcccaagatgtagaaatcttgaatagatgAATATCAATTACTGAAATGGCATCAATTATAGAAAATTTCCCCGAAAAGAAAAGCCCTGTAGATGGGCTTCACAccataattctatcaaatcttcaaagaggaactagttcctataatgaataaacttttccaaaacataaagaatcctcctcaacacattctatggatAGAATATCCCCCTGATCCCAAACCAataaaggacccaacaaaaaaaggaaactatagactaatatcattaatgaatatcaattgaaaaatattcaataagagcACTATTACAGTCCAGTttcgggggtagagggaagtgggagggggttggggggaagacgtacacagagggagggagggcatgaggcagatctcatctaatgtgcacattgtgagggtgtataacacaccccctgggtaaggggctcttctacacatggaactttgccctggaagtaagaacaatgtaacataaatattgtaccctcatattaatttgattaaagttttaaaaaaataaacacacagacacacaaagtcACAGAGAGCAAATGGTATGACTGCAACCAGAACTCAGGAATTCTGACTCAAAAGCTTCAGTTTTTTTTGCTACCATTTTGCCCCCacgtattattttattataattcaatATTCATCATCTTTCTTCTTCAGACAATTATGAAAGGACAAAAACTGTAAATGTGTAAGTTGATTTGTTATTTCTGCAACTGCAAACAATAAAAGCTCAGCCCAGGCCGCCACCCACCCTCGCCCACTCACACTCCCCACCAGCGGCCTGCGGTCCACAGGTGGTTCTCTCCTTAGTTACCCCTTCAGCTATGGGCTCTCAGCGGACGGGAGTACTCTGCAAAAAGAGGCTGGACTCAAAGTCGTTGCTTCAGTGATGGCTGCTATCAGGAGAAAACTGGTGATTGTTGGTGATGGAGCTCGTGGGAAGACATGTTTGCTCATAGTCTTCAGCAAGGACCAGTTCACAGAGATGTATGTGCCCATGGTGTTTCAGAACTATGTGGCAGATATTGAGGTGGATGGCAAGCAGGTAGAATTGGCTTTGGGGACTGCCTGAGGCCCCTTTCCTACCTAGACTCCAGTGTTATACTTATGTGTTTTTCCATCGAGAAACCCTGATAGTTTAGAAAATATTCCAGAACAATGGACCCCAGAAGTCAAACATTTCCGCCCCAATATGCCCATCACCCTGGTTGGGAACAAGAAGGATCTTCAGAATGATGAGCACACAAGGCGGGAGCTAGCCGCGATGAAGCAGGACCCTGTAAAGCCTGAATAAGCAGAGATATGACAAACAGGATTGGCACTTTTGGGTGTGTGGAATGAGGCAAAAGACCAAAGATGGAATGAGGGGGGGTTTGAAACGGCTATAAGAGCTGCTCTGTAAGCCAGATATGAGAAGAAAAAACCTTGGTACCCTGCCTTGTGAAACCTTGCTGTAGGGACAGCCCTTAAGCAGATAATTTTGAAGTGCTGTTTATTAATCTTAGCATATGACTACTGGCCTTTTTCATTTATCTATAATTTACCTAAGATTACAAATCAAAAATCATATTGCTACCAGTATTTAGAAGGCAACCATGATTATTAATGATGTCCAGCTCATCCGGCCCACCAGGGTCCTTCCAACACTGCTCTGACACCCCACTTCTGCACTCCCACCTGACACACCAAAGAAAGAGTTGGTAACTTTTGTGAATTAGGCTGTAACTACTTTATAACTAACATGTTTTACCTATCATCTGTCAGCTGCCAGGGACTCTGGTGAGTCACCACTTCAGAGCTTTTCTCTTTAACAGATCTCATTGGCATTAACTCTGGGGTGGGCATCcagttttttgaaaatgtgttcAGCAGACAGAAAGGGCCAAGTCCATGCAGCTGTGGCAGAGTCACAATTCTGTGGTTTCATGTTAGTTACCTTAGAGGGAACTAACTGTGTAATTAGTGCCACTTAATGTAtgttaccaaaaataaatatatctaccCCCAGAAAAAAAGGTGATCAGCCCTGACATGGTATGGTTTATTCTATGCAATTCAAGTGAATTACAAACAATCTAATATGCATATAGATTAACATGTTTTTACCACTCTGAACAAAGTAATCAAAACTTTTCTtcagaaaataactgaaataatcCATTCATAGGAAGCCCACATTATAAAGTATACAGAGTTATAAATTTTCAACAATGCCTTAAGACCCCAGTCACACTATTTTCTTGTCTAGTAAATAAAGACCATGTAAATCATTTTGACTTAGCTCCCACAGTAAGCTGTCTACAATATCATCTAGCCTAGCTGTCCTCATGGGTCTAAGTAGAGTAACACTGGGATAAAATGAAATGGAAGATTGGGGAATTGTGATATTTTAAGGAATAGactaagaaataatttgaaaagctATTTTgcctcttttcatttatttatttatttttatttttttatttttatttatttttattaaaccatagctgtgtacattagtatgatcgtggggcaccatacacttggttcatagatcgttaactaatgtgatgaaaatgtgtcaaacgatctatttTGCTCTTTTCACGCTGTTCTTCAAGaaaaattttcctgtttctatGCTTTAGCTTTCTATGCTAATGAATCAGAGAGTAGCAAAAACAAATCTAAAAGTCAGTATTCCAACTACTGAGACAAAACATTAATATTGTCACTAAGATCCACATATAAGTAATCATATACTTAACAAGTCTTCTCTGAATTCAGTCTGTAAGAAACTTTCAAAGAGTCATTGGGTCCAGCTCCCAGCGCTTAGCCAGGTGAATTTCTAAATCATCTAGGAAGGCCAAGATGATTTATCCCTCTTCCTTTAAAGATTTCTGAAGGACCAAAACTGCAACTGAGTGTTTATTATATGCTACACAAGCactagaaaggggaaaggaggtaGCATTATTTCCCAGGTCTTGTCtagacattatctcatttaatcttggTACATATTTCAAGATATATATTAGTATACTCATTTTTacgaatgaaaaaaataaagatcaaagaTATTAAGTAGTgtctcggcacccatagctcagtggttagggtgccagctacatgcactggagctggtgggttcaaacccagcccaggcctgctaaacaaaattagccaggtgttgtggcaggtacctgtagtgccagctacttgggaggctagggcaagaaaTATCTATGAAAGTTTTTCCtacattctcttctagaatttttatggtttcagttCTTAcaattaagtctttaatctaccTTGAGTTAATTTTGATATATGGCAAAGACAgggattctgtttcattcttctgtatatggGTATCCAGTTTTcatagcaccatttattaaacagagtgtcctttccccattgtatgtttttGGTCTGCTTTGTCAATAACTAATTGGTCATAGGTATATGGCTTTGTTGTAGAGTTCTAAGTCTCTAcctttgtaccagtaccatgctgtatgtTTACTAGGCCTTGtagtagtataatttgaagtcaggtaatgtgatgcctgtAGGTTTGCTCTTTTTGATTAAGATTGCGCTGGCTATTCAGGTTcatttttggttccatatgaaatttaggataatgttttcattggtttttttttctttcagtttttggctggggctgggtttgaacccgccacccctggcatatggggccggcaccctactcctttgagccataggtgccacccaagattATGTTTTCTTGATGTGTGAAAACTGATATCATATTTTGGTGGAAATTACAGAAAATTTGTAAATCACTTAGGgcagtatagactttttaacaatgttgattctttgaaTCCATAAGtatgggatatttttccatttatttgttatcatctattatttctttca is a window from the Nycticebus coucang isolate mNycCou1 chromosome 11, mNycCou1.pri, whole genome shotgun sequence genome containing:
- the LOC128598881 gene encoding ras-like GTP-binding protein O-RHO, translated to MAAIRRKLVIVGDGARGKTCLLIVFSKDQFTEMYVPMVFQNYVADIEVDGKQKIFQNNGPQKSNISAPICPSPWLGTRRIFRMMSTQGGS